TCCCCCCGGCGCCAAGACGGCGCCGCCGCGCGGGCGAGAGGACGACAGCGCAGCGCCCTCGCCCGCCCTGCCCGGTTCGAGGCCAGGCAAACGTACTTTAACGGATACCCATCAAGGGGTTGGCCATGAGCCGAGCCGCTGACCAGGGCGCGCGCGACCCCTTGAGGGACCTGTGCGTCATAATCCCCACCTGGAACTCAGGGAACCGCCTGGAGCGGTCCCTGAGGTCCGTGGAGGACGAACTAAGGCCGGCCCGCATCATCGTGGTGGACCGCGACTCCCGGGACGGGACCCCCGAGATCGCCCGCCGCCACGGGGCCACGGTCATCCCGGACACCGTCTCCCTGGGCTCCGCTCGGATCAAAGGAGTAGGGGCCAGCGGCTCAGAATGGGTCTGCTTCGTCGACGACGACGTGGTCATCCCCCCGGGGTTCCGGGAAAGGACCCAGAGGCTCTTGGACGACCGCACCGGCGCGGTCCAGGGGGCGGTGATATCGGTGCATCAGCCGTACAGGGACATGCTTGTCGACTCCTATGAGGGGAGGTTCAGGGGCGGGGAGGCCTATGACCTCGGGCCGGGGGACCGGGGCCTTACCTCGGCCACCCTGGTGAGGAGGTCCCTCATCGAGGACCTGGACCTCGAGGACATAGACACCTGGGAGGACTGGCTGATGACCCAGAAGGTCCTGGACAGCGGGCACCGCTGGATAGTAGCGCGCCTGTACGTCGATCACTTCCACGAGCTCGAGGACCTCCCCAGGAAGGAGGGCCGCAACGCCGCGGGGATATTGAACCTCGGCCGCACCGGGAGGATGCCCGCGCGCAGGGCCCTGTGGTGGTACGCCCACGCCGCCCTGCGAGGGCCGCGCAACGCGTTCTGGGTGACCGCGAGGTCGAGGGACCCGCGCCATTTCCTCCATTTCAGCCGTCAGACCCTCAGCGTACTGCTGGCGCCCTTCTACATGCTGGGAGAGGCGTCCCGTTCCCGGGCGTGAAGCTCGCTCAGGATAGCGCTTCTCGATACGCATCCAGCAGCCGCGCGCCCATTGCGTTCCAGTTGTACTCCCTCTCCGCGGAGGCCCGGCCGGCCCTGGCCCAATCCTGCCGCTTCGCCGGGTCGCGGAACCGCTCGATGGCCTGGCGGAACCCTTCCTCGCTCCACTCGATGGCCAGCCCACAGCCCGTCTTCTCCACCAGGTCGCTGCTGGTGGTGCCCTTGGTGGTGAGCACGGGCACGCCCACGGCCATGGCCTCGTAGATCTTGGTCGGGGAATTGCCCACGTAGTTCTTGTTGGAGGGATCTAGAAGGCACACCACCACGTCGCTGGCCGCCATTTCCCTAAGCATCGCGGGGTGCTGCAGGAATCCCAGGAACTGGACCTTCCGGCCGTCCGCGCGCTTCCGGACCTCCCCCTCCAGGCGCCCCCATCCCGCTACCTTGTACGTAACGTCGTTCATGGGCCCGCACGCGTCGATCGACTCGATGATGTACCTCATGGGCTCCAGCGTCCCGACGTAGATGAGGCCGAGTTCGCGGCCCTTGAACTCCGGCGGGGGGATGTCCTTCGGAAGGTCGATGCAGTTCTCCACCAGGATGACGCCGTTGCGGGCGTTCTTCCTCATGTGAGAGGCATGGACCTCGCTGACGGTGATCACCACGTCCGCCTTCCCGGTGAACACGCCCTCCACGCGCTCGACCGCATTGGCGATCCATTCCGGCAGATCGACCGAGATCATCTGCGCGTAGTTCTCGTGCGCGTCGAAGACCAGGGGGACCCGCTTGAACCAGGCGATGACCGCTCCGAGGACCAGGGTGTCGAAGTCGTGGCAATGCACGATGTCCGCACCATCGCGGAGGGCGCGGAGCAGGGCGCGGAGGAAGAACAGCGGATAGAAGAGCGCCAACGATAGCATGGA
The nucleotide sequence above comes from Methanomassiliicoccus luminyensis B10. Encoded proteins:
- a CDS encoding glycosyltransferase family 2 protein, with the protein product MSRAADQGARDPLRDLCVIIPTWNSGNRLERSLRSVEDELRPARIIVVDRDSRDGTPEIARRHGATVIPDTVSLGSARIKGVGASGSEWVCFVDDDVVIPPGFRERTQRLLDDRTGAVQGAVISVHQPYRDMLVDSYEGRFRGGEAYDLGPGDRGLTSATLVRRSLIEDLDLEDIDTWEDWLMTQKVLDSGHRWIVARLYVDHFHELEDLPRKEGRNAAGILNLGRTGRMPARRALWWYAHAALRGPRNAFWVTARSRDPRHFLHFSRQTLSVLLAPFYMLGEASRSRA
- a CDS encoding glycosyltransferase family 4 protein yields the protein MGKRVLMLLTNGFRPDPRVAKEAELLASNGYDVTVLAWDRENAYPDHGEHKGAKIERVRTGRVGSMLSLALFYPLFFLRALLRALRDGADIVHCHDFDTLVLGAVIAWFKRVPLVFDAHENYAQMISVDLPEWIANAVERVEGVFTGKADVVITVSEVHASHMRKNARNGVILVENCIDLPKDIPPPEFKGRELGLIYVGTLEPMRYIIESIDACGPMNDVTYKVAGWGRLEGEVRKRADGRKVQFLGFLQHPAMLREMAASDVVVCLLDPSNKNYVGNSPTKIYEAMAVGVPVLTTKGTTSSDLVEKTGCGLAIEWSEEGFRQAIERFRDPAKRQDWARAGRASAEREYNWNAMGARLLDAYREALS